Below is a genomic region from Trueperaceae bacterium.
GCGCGCTCGTCGAAGCCGCTAAGCTCCATGGTGCCGCCCACCCGCAGCTTCTCGCCCATGCGGGTCACGGCCACGCGCGCCTCCGTGAGGATGGACGGCACTGCGAGACGCTGCGACGGCCGCTCGAGCGTGAGGCTGTAACCCTTGCCGGGCTGCATGGGCACGTGCATGTCGAGTAGGCGCGCCAGCCGGCCGGTCCACGCGCCGGCGGCGAGCACGAAGGCGTCGCCCCTCACGGGCTCGGGTTGGCGCGGCGCCGCCACGCTCACGGCGCGGATCGTCGCCCCGTCGCGCTCGAAGCCGATGGCGTGCGCGCCGAAGCGGAACTCGACCCCGTCCGCCACCAACCTCGCCTGTAGGGCCCGCATGAGCGCGCCCGGGTCGAGGTGGGCGTCGTCGGGGAAGCGCACGCCCCCCACCACGTTCAGCTCAATGTCGGGCTCGAGCGCCCTCACCCCGGCCGCGTTCAGGACCTCGGCGCGGCTGCCGAGCTCCTTCGCCATCTCGGCCACGCGCGCCTCCTCGTCGAGGCCCTCCTGC
It encodes:
- a CDS encoding FAD-binding oxidoreductase; the protein is ALNLASRDEYVRLDEELGGGIGLERRGLTMLCATQEGLDEEARVAEMAKELGSRAEVLNAAGVRALEPDIELNVVGGVRFPDDAHLDPGALMRALQARLVADGVEFRFGAHAIGFERDGATIRAVSVAAPRQPEPVRGDAFVLAAGAWTGRLARLLDMHVPMQPGKGYSLTLERPSQRLAVPSILTEARVAVTRMGEKLRVGGTMELSGFDERANELRVQGIVEAALRYFPGLSASEFQAAPRWHGFRPLSPDGLPYLGLARRYPNLVVASGHGMMGLSLAPVTGKLVGELVAGEPTSLDVGALAVERF